A window of Sagittula sp. P11 genomic DNA:
GCAGTTGGCCGAAGCTGGCGGTGTGCTGAAGCCCGGCGACGTTTGGCACCAACACATGGCCCGGAAGATCCCGCTGTCCCAAATCGTAGACTATGCCCACACCCACGACCTGCCAGCTATCACTGCGTTGATTGAGACAACGCAGGGAGTGACGGACAGTATTCTTGCAGGGTTCCAGAAAGGGCTCGACGATACCGGAATTCGCGTGCCATCGGGCATGTCCATCAAAGAGTTCTATTTTTCAGAACGGCAACGTGCCTTCGACTGGGCCGCCTCCCAAGAACCGCTCGGTTGAACTTGTGCTGAACCCTCAGTGAGTGTCCGCTCCGTCCGCATAGCCGACGGCGGTTACCGCATCCTGATCGCTTCGAACAACCGCCGCAAGGCGAAGGACCGAACGATGCTGACCACCGTGAACACCGCGCCCATCTTCAGGTTCTGGGCCAGCGTCGTGTGCAGCCCGAAGACCGGGAAGATCAGGATCTGCGTTACCACCGCGACGCCGTAACCGACGATCACGTTGGCGACGGCCTCGACCAGCGACATGAGGCGGGACTGCTTCATGCCTCCACCTCATCCATCGGCCAGCAGTTCAGCCGCGAGAGTTCGCAGCGCATGCGCCGCAACCAAGGGGACCACGCCGTTGCCACAGAGGCGAAGCCGGTCCACCCGGTGGGCCAGCCCATCAGCGCCTCGACGAACAGCGGGTTCAAGGTCCGGCGCGCATCGGAGGTATCGCCCCCAGCCATCGGCGTCACCAGGACCTGGCGGCCAAGCAGGCCGTTCACCGGGGTGTTCGCCAATGTCGTCGCCCCATCCTTGTGATCCCGCGCCGTCGGCGTCATCCACATCTGACTGGCATGGGTGAGGTCCGCTGTCCGACGGTTGCCTGCACTCGGCTTGTTGCCGTCCGTTGCCATCGGCGTCGGCCAATCCCGCGCCATCCGGTCCAGACCCTTCTCGTCGCGCCTGTCGCCGCCCCGGCTCCGAAAGCAGTCGATCTGCGGCGTCGGCCACAGCGCAGCCGTCGTCGCGAGGTTCATCCCGTGCTGGCCTGCTTCCTGCGAGGGCGTCGGTTTCGTCTGCCGGTTCTCGTTGGCGCTGGCCCTCGGAGTCGGCCAGAGCCGCAGCAGTTCCGTCCGGTTCCCGCCACTCGAACGGGTGCCAGAGCAGGCGCGCGGGGTCGGCCACGTCGTCCCCCTCGCGGATGGCGAGGATGAAGAGCCGCTCGCGCTTGTGGGGCGCGCCGACTTTCGCTGCCGTAAAGAGGCCTGCCGCAAGGCGGTAGCCCATTTCGACCAGTCCTGCGGCGACTTCGGGGAAGCCGAGGCGGAGATGATGGGCGACATTCTCGAGGAAGACGAAGGGCGGCTCGACCTCGCCGATGATGCGGGCGACATGCGGCCAGAGGTGTCGCGGGTCGTCCGCGCCCCGGCGCTTGCCTGCGACGGAGAACGGCTGGCACGGATAGCCCGCAGTGATGATGTCCACCGCGCCGCGCCACGGGCGGCCGTCGAAGGTTCCAACGTCGTCCCAGACAACAGCCCGATCCAGGGACGAGTCTTCCATCCGCGCCACGAGAGTGGCTGCGGCGTAGGTTTCCCGTTCGACATGGCCCACAGTTCGATATCCGGGCAAGGCGATGGTGAGCCCGAGGTCGAGACCGCCCGCGCCGGAGCAGAGGGAGAGGCCGAACAGGCATGCGTCTCCGGCCCCGGAAGCGCCTCCGGAGGAAGGTAGAGCCAGGTCATGCATGTCACGCGGCGGTCTTGCGCTTTCGCGCGGGTTCAGGGGCGGCGTCCGTGTCCGGCGTATCGGCCGTGGGTTCGGCGTCGTCGCCCAGCCGCTCGGTTTTCACCTCGGCGAAGGTCCGACCATCGCCGTCGAGGATCGCGTCGCGGCCGGTCTCGACCTGCCAGCGTTCGATGGCGACGTCGACATAGGCCGGGCTGATCTCCATCGCGAACACACGACGGCCGTTGGCTTCGCCCGCCATGATCTGCGAGCCCGAGCCCGAGAACGGCTCGTAGCAGAGGCCGCCCCGAGCGACGTGCTGGCGCATCGGGATCCCGAAGGCGTCGAGCGGTTTTGGCGTCGGATGGTCGGGACGGTCGTCCTTGGCGAAGCTCGGCAGCGCCCATGTCGATGGCAGGGTTTCTTCGGCCACCTTCGGCGGGCGGTTCGGGCGGCGCCAGCCCATGAAGCAGGGCTCGTGCTTCCAGAGGTAGTGGGACCGGGTCAGAACCCCGCGGTCCTTCACCCAGATGATCTGTTGGTGGACGAAGGCGCCCGCCTTTTCCCAGCAGGCTTCCAGCATCGCCTGGCGGCGCGAGGCGTGCCAGCAATACCAGGCGGCATCGTCGGCGATGGCCTCGGCGACCGCCGCAGCGATGAAGCCGTCGTAGAGTTCCGCTCCCTGCGAACTGTCGTCCCAGGTCGTGCCATAGGATGCGGACCAATCCTTGTTGCGGGTCGGATGGTTCGAGCCATCGTAATCGACGAGATACGGCGGGTCGGTCGCGAACAGGATCGCCCGCTCGCCATTCATCAGGCGGCGCACATCGGAAACGCTGGTGCTGTCACCGCAGAGCAGACGGTGGTCGCCGAGGATCCAGAGATCGCCAATGCGCGATGCCGGGTTGCGCGGTGGCTCGGGGATGGTCACCGGCGGCACGGAGCCCCCGGCGCCACCTTCTTCCCCGTCCCCCTCCGGCAAGAAGGCCAGCAGCTTGTCCAATTCGCCGTCGGAGAACCCGACCAGCGACAGGTCGAAATCCTCGGCCAGCAGGTCGTTCAGTTCTGCCGACAGCAGCGCCTCGTCCCAGGTGCCGAGTTCGGTCAGCTTGTTGTCCGCGATGCGGTATGCCCGCCGTTGCGCCTCGGTGAGGTGACCCAGCACGATCACCGGCGCTTCGGTCAGCCCCAGCTGCGTCGCGGCCAGCACGCGCCCGTGCCCGGCGATCAG
This region includes:
- a CDS encoding site-specific DNA-methyltransferase; its protein translation is MMLSFASDAIETWPLSRLQPYAKNAKGHGADQVAKIAASMAEFGWTVPCLVAEDGELIAGHGRVLAATQLGLTEAPVIVLGHLTEAQRRAYRIADNKLTELGTWDEALLSAELNDLLAEDFDLSLVGFSDGELDKLLAFLPEGDGEEGGAGGSVPPVTIPEPPRNPASRIGDLWILGDHRLLCGDSTSVSDVRRLMNGERAILFATDPPYLVDYDGSNHPTRNKDWSASYGTTWDDSSQGAELYDGFIAAAVAEAIADDAAWYCWHASRRQAMLEACWEKAGAFVHQQIIWVKDRGVLTRSHYLWKHEPCFMGWRRPNRPPKVAEETLPSTWALPSFAKDDRPDHPTPKPLDAFGIPMRQHVARGGLCYEPFSGSGSQIMAGEANGRRVFAMEISPAYVDVAIERWQVETGRDAILDGDGRTFAEVKTERLGDDAEPTADTPDTDAAPEPARKRKTAA